A region of the Palaeococcus ferrophilus DSM 13482 genome:
GTTAAGCTCGACACCGAAGAGCGCCCTGTACGGCCTCTCGAGGCTTACCCTGTAGGCGGCCATGAAGCCGTCCTCCGTGAGCTCCACCCTCTTCTCGACCCTTGCGCCTACCTTCCCCTCAGGGTAGATGCCGCCATCGCGCCAGAGCCTTACGGCGTTGTTTTCGAGCTCGAATCCATAGGGCTGGTTCACGAAGTCCCCGAGCTCCCTGTAGCGGACGAGCCTGTAGTCGTCAAGAGTGGTTTCAGTGCCGATAAAGTGTTCCTGGAGTATTGCCCTGCGCTGCCAGTCGTAGGCGAGCTCTTTTCTGATCTCCTCCGGAATTTCCTTCCCAAGCTCATGGATGCTCGCTACGCCTTCACCGCCCTCCTCCTCGGGAGTGGCCGCCTCTGGAACCTCGTGGTAGTGCTCCCATCTCCTCGCGAGCACGTCGTTGTAGTTCACGGCCTTCCTCTTGGAGGAGAACTCGAAGAGGGCACCTCCGTAGGAGGGCTTAAAGACCGCGTAGAAGTTCTTGTTCTCGATGAAGACCTCGTCCCTGCCGTCGAAGTCAATGTCCTTAACAAAGCTTCCGATTTTGACGTGGCTCTGGGCCTTTATGAGGTTCTCCCACACCGCCCTGCGGAGGTGCGGGAGGTAGACTCCGCCGAAGACGCCGTGCCAGTAGGCGTCGTTGCACTGAGCCTTCAGAATGAACCTCCTCGCCTCGGGGTTGTCGCGGACGAGCTTGCTCACCATGAGCATGCGCTTGTGCATGTAGTTGCTCTCGGGGTACTTGAAGAAGAAGTTCTTCCAGATTCCACCGCGGACGAAGACGCGGTAGCGGTCGAACTGGTTCTGAGCCTTCAGCTTCTCAACGAACTCGACGAAGAGCTTAGCCTGCTTCGCGGGAAGGCTCCACTCGCTCATCTCGAAGTACGACGCTATCGGGAGATAAACAAGACCGCGCGGCTTGAACCTTCCGAGGTACTCTGAATATAGCATGAGGTTTATCCTCTCGTCGCTCGAAACCCTGTCGAAGAACTCCCTGAGCCAGCCCTTCTCGTAGACCCACTCGTAGGTTCCGGGCCAGACGCCGAACTTCTCGCCGTCGTCGTGGAAGACCGCGACCTTGCTCTCGTCCCCGTCAATGAGGGAGTGCAGGTACTCGAGGGTCTTGTCAACGGGTCGGAAAGGAATTAGATAGCGGAGTTTCTCGTCTATAGGGAAGACGCTTATCACCTCTCCCCCGTCCTCGGTGTAGTAGGGCCAGAAAAGCTCCTCCTTCGCTAAGCCGGCACTCATGAAGTGGTAATCATCAACGATGACGTAATCTATCCCCGCCTCGCGGAGGCTCTTGACAAGTTCGGGCTGCCACACCCTCTCCGTGAGCCACACTCCCTTCGCATCGTAGCCCAGCTTTTTGGAGAACTCCTTCAGGAGTTTTACCTGCTCTATCCTATCCTCCTTGGGGATGGAGGCCAGAACGGGCTCGTAGAAGCCGGCGACAACTATCTCAAGCTGACCCTTCTTAACGAGCCTCTTGAGAAGGTCAATGTACCCGGGTTTGTTCTCCTCCAGCCACTCCAGAAGGGGGCCGCTGAAGTGCACGTTAACCTTCATCTCCGGAAATTCTTCGAGGATTTCCATGAAAGGCCCGTATGAGCGGTTAAATGCCTCCTCAAACACCCAGCCGAAGTTGCCCAGGGGCTGGTGGTTGTGGATGCCGAATATGAAGTTTATCCTCTCCACGTCTGCACCTCCCGGTGAAATTATCACTGCTAGTGATATTGGAAAAGGTATATAAATATTTTATGCCCATGTATCAACAAGGGTGACTAAATATCACCCGGGGTGAACATGTATGAGGAAGGCTGTAAGTCTATCCATAATTTTTCTGATGCTGCTGGGCCTCGCTCCAGCGGCAAGGTTCGCAAACGCCCTTGTGGGCACCAAGGTAGTGGATGGCATTATCAACGAGTGGGGCACGCTCGACCTCGTCGGGACTGCCAAGGACAACGGTATGGCAGGAGCAAACCTCGAGGGTCTTTATGTAGCGTGGGATGACCAGTATCTCTACCTCGCGATAAAGACCAACAACAGTGCTGGGTGGTCCGACCTGAACTACGGAATAGGCATTGACGTTGATCCCGGAACCGGCAACGGCTTCACCGGGCCCGGTGATGCATGGGGGAAGGATATAGGCTTTGGTAACGGCTACGCTATTGACTATGAGTTGTATGGCTACTGGAACGAGGGAGCGGGAAGACTTGAGTATGACTGGGGTACTCGCACTGGCCTGCAGTTCATAAAGTACACTGGCAATGGCTGGGACTACAGTTGGGGGAACAACTTCCCGGACTACCGTTCGGTCTTTACGGGGGACTCGGCAACGGGCCTTCAGACCATTGAGGTGGCAATTCCGTGGAGTGCCCTCGGAGGAAAGCCCGAGAGAATAGCCCTTATAGCGTGGATAACCGGTGGGAGCGGGAGTGCCGTTAGCTCCGCTCCATGGGATGCCGCCCTTGAGGACAGCGGTGACGAGTGGGGGGACACGGACATCTTCACAAATCTCGCCGAGGTGGTTATAGCTCCAAAGACAATAGACGGCTTCCTCGACGACTGGAGCTCGTTCGAGGTTGTGGCCCAGGGGGTACCGAGTGGGGTACCCGGAGCGAACCTTGACAAACTCTACGTCAGCTACGATGAGAACTACCTTTATATAGCCATAAAAACCAACAACACCGCCAAATACTGGCCGGATTATGGTATCGCAATTGATGTCAACCCCGGAAGTGGAAGCGGCGGCACAACGGACCCTTGGGCAAAGGAGATATACTTCTCAGGTAAGTATTTGCCCGATTACATAATCTATGCCGAGGCTCAAGATGGGCAGATAGTGTGGATGGGAATGCACAACTGGATCGGTAGTGGCTGGGGAAGCATGGGAAACGTAAAAGATATCGGGGACTACGCTTACGTTGGAGGCAACCAGGGTATCCAAACAATAGAGATTAAGATACCTTGGAGCGCCATCGGTGGGAGGCCTCCGAAGCTAGGCATCATGGCATGGGCCGCGGGTAACAACGATCACGACTCGGCGGTTGATACACTTCCCGTAGACCCTGAGGTGGATTATCCAACTGTGGGGAACGCTGAGTGGACGGATACTGACGTATTGTCAAACTTTGCCCTTATAGATATCCCCGTACTCAAGCCGGACCTCACCGTTAGCATAAAGAGCGACGTTTTCGACGTTGAGAGCTGGCAGCCGGCCAACATCACCATAGAGGTCTCCAACATAGGCAAGGTTGACGCGAAGAACGTTACGGTTGAGCTCTACGACGACAACACCTCCATAGCGAGCTGGAAGGTTGACGTCTCCGCGGGTGACAGCGTCGTTATAAACCACATCTACACATACTCGAGCAAATGGGGCGTCCACGAGCTCAGAGTTGTGGTTGACCCCGAAAACAAGATTGAGGAGGTAAACGAGAACAACAACGAGGCCACCTTTGAGATAGAGGTTGGCCACGTGCAGAGGAACATGAACACCATGGTTAAGCTGGCCTACTACGTGTGGCCCGACCAGTACATGGCCTACTACACCATGACCAGGGAACTCATAGAGAACGCCTCCCAGTTAATACTTACGGAGGACCAGATTGCCGAGCTCAACGCCCTCAACGAGACTCTCAACGGAATACACGCGGAGTACACGGAGGGAATGGGCCTCATAGGAAGCGAGACCTACGCCCTCAGGGGCTCCTCGAAGGTGTTCCACGCTTACAGGACGATAAGGGACTTCTACCCGCAGGTGAAGAGCTTCTACGAGTACGCCAAGAACTCCGGGGTGATGGCACTCGTTAGCGAGGTTGCCAGGAGCGAGGAGGGACTGAGCGGTGCCAACGTTGAGACCCTCTACCTCGGCTACGACAGCAAGTACTACTACGTTGCCTTTGACGTTAACAACACCGAGAACTGGGACATCGCCTACGGAATAGCCGTTGACGCCAAGGAGGGCGGCTACAAGGGTATGAGTGACGCCTGGCAGAGGAAGGTGCACTTCTCCTACAAACCTGACTACGAGCTCTACATGTTCTGGAGCAAGGACACGGGCGACATCACGAGCGCTGACTTCGCCGAGTGGAAGGATGGCAACTGGGAGATAACCCCGCTCAACGAGACGGAGGTGTTCTTCACCTACAAGACCGGTGTGAACGGTCTCGAGCGCGTCATAGTCGGCATCCCGCTCGAGTACATCCCCGACCCGGAGAGCGCGAAGGTGATGGTTTTTGCCGCCGGCGCCAATCCTGGTGACTCCCTCGTTGATTCCGTGCCCTACGACGCCAGCATGGCCGATCATGACGACGAGTGGAGCGATGTTGACATAGTTACCAAGTACGCGACCGTTTCCGAAGTTGGCGAGGTCAAGCTCGAAGGCGTCGTGGTGGACGGAAAGCTGAACGACTGGAGCGATGCCGATGTGGTCGCGGAGGACACGGAGAACTTCGGAGGGGAGGGTGCAAACCTCAAGAGGCTCTACGTCAAGTACGACAGCGACTTCCTCTACATAGCCCTTGAAACTGACAACACCGCCTCATGGAGGATTGCCTACGGAATAGCCCTCGACTACACGGACGGCGGTGCCACGGACATGCCCGATGCGTGGGGAAGGAACATTGGCTTCAAGAGGGGCGTTGACGCGGAGATGTACTTCTTCTGGAACGGCGAGTTCTTCGGCGAGAAGGGAACGGACAGCATAACGGAGATGACCCTCGCCATATGGAACGGCGAGGAGTGGGAGTACAGAGACCTCGGAGAGGTGGCGCTAGTTGCGTGGGACGGTGGAGCCCTTGGACTCAAGAGCCTTGAGATAGCCATACCGTGGGAGGCAATAGGTGGAAAGCCTGAGAAGATTGGAGTGATCGCGTGGGTGACCGGATCAAACACCGGAGATTCCGCCGTTGACAGCCTGCCGCTGGATGATGCCGTGAAAGACAGCGACAACGAGTGGGGAGACAGCGACGTCCTTGGCAACTTCGCCGAGGTAACAATTCAGTGATTCCTCCCCTTCTTTTTTGTTTAGATTCCAAAGAACGCTTTTCTAAACGCGTAGAGCACAATCGCCACGGCAAGCTGGTTGGAGAGGTTGTCGTCAGGGGGGAGCTCGTAGAACTCGGCCAGAGTTCCGGCCAGCGCTCCAACGAGGGCGTGAGGGAGGTCTATGAGCGCCAGTATTAGGAACGCGACCGCGAAGTAAGCTATGCTTCCCTCAACGCTCTTTCCGTTCTTGAAGCGGTGCTTTCCAAAGGGTTTTCCCACCATGGCCGCCACGGCATCCCCGAGGGTTGCAACCGCTATCGCTCCCACCGCTATGTCCGGGGGGAAGAAGTACACCACCGTCAGCGCCCCGAGCGTGAAGTATATGTGGCTGGCTATCCCCCTCCGCTCGTGCTCCCTCGCTATCCCGTCCACCTCTCTCTCCACCCTCTCTATGAGCTCCGAGGGCACGTAGAGGTTGAGCCTCCGCTTTATCCTGTCCCTCAGGTTTTCCACGATTCTGAAGGGCTCGAGGACGACGAAGAGCGCGAAGGCGAGGGCCACGAAAGTCAGGGTGACCTCCCTCCCGAAGAGGAGGTACAGTGCCGGAACGCTCAGTCCGGTGAGGTGAAAGGTCTTACGCTTGAGCTCGCTTTTCATGCTCACGTTTTATCACCTCAAGCGCCTCTAGAAGGTCCTTAACCACAAAGTCCGCGTAGCGGGGGTGAATGCCCTTGAAGTAGCCCCTCCTCACCATTATGGTCGTGGCCCCTATGGCCTTACCCCCCCTCATGTCCGTGTCGTCCCTGTCCCCGACGACGTAAACTTCTTCCTCCCTGGGAAACTTCTTTCTGGCGAGGACAAAGTTGTAGTTCTCGAGCTTGCTCCTCCCCGTCTCGCCGCTTATTATGATTTCGTCGAAGTAGTCCTTTATCCCGAGGTACTCGAGCTTCTTCCTCTGCCAGTAGGAGGATGAGTCCGTTATCATTACCAGTTTGGCCCCCATCCCCTTCAGCCCGTCGAGGAAGGGCCTCGCGTCCGGGTAAAGCCGAAGGTTTGAGAAAAATGTCCTGTCCACTATGGCGAGCATCTCCCCGAGGTCCTCCTCCGACACCCTCGAGTAAACGCGCGTCATGAACCTCTCCATGAGGCCGTCCAGGTCAAGAACGTGGAGCTCCTTTGACTGCTCCAGCTCGCGGTAGCGCTGCGTCAGGATGTAGGCCATCGCCCTGAACTTCCTCTTCCTGAGCAGGTGAGGAAAGAGGCGCAGCACGCTCCACTTCGCGGCTTCCCATGTGTTGCACAGTGTATCGTCGAGGTCAACGAGCACGAGCATGTTCCTAACTCTTCCCCCTCTTTAATAACGTTAGCGCCGCGATCTTGGAGTATATATTGGGTGAGGTTTTGAGCTGTAATGCCTTCAGGCCCCCTCTGCCGTTGAGAGCTCGTGGTAAGTGTAAGCGTTGTACGTGAAAAAGGAAAGGAGGAGGACAAGAAGAAAACTGAGGATTACTCGGCCTTTTCTCATCCCCAGATCACCTCATCTGAGTTCAATATTTGAAATACACCCTAGGTCTGTGATGTTAGTGGGATTGGTACTTTTGGCCTCTACTTGGCAGTATCCGCCGTTTAGTGATCTCCCAAAGGCGTAGTGCCCAGGAACCCGCTTTAGAGTCTCGTAGAAGATTAGCTGAACATACTTAGGATTCTTTGTCTCAAGTTTTTTGATTATTCCTTTGGCCATTTTCTGGTCGACGTCCCTGTATGTAAAAGCAATTCCTCCTTTCGCCAAACCCCTAAGGATTACTCCAGGATAGTATGCGAGTACTTCAGAATTATACTGATTCCTAGGCTTTTTCTTCACCCACAGGAGTTTTGTGTCCTCGTAAGAGGGGAAGACAAGCACGCCGTTTATCCCAATGCTCCCATAGCAAAGATAATCGTGAGCGAAGAGACTCCGTTTTTCACATACTTCTTTCGACCTTATCCGGATTCCCTCGCTCGTTCCGAGCGCGTAAATCTGGTAAAACGTCCCGTTCGGCTTAATGACCTCACTGAGATTCCACCAGTACGAGCCATCAATTTCTCCATCGTACTTCCATCCGAGGGTCTTGAAGAGTAGTGCCTTTCCGTGAGGCGTATAATCCTTCAAAGCCTCCAAGTCCAGTATTACCTGAGAGTAATTCACGAGGGCTTTCGAGCTTTCAACTCTCCTGCTCCTCAACCAGAAGGGGGATGACTGGCTAACAGTGTAAAGCTTGAGCACGTTAGTCTTCTCATTGTAAGTAGCAAACTGCCAGAGACTATCCTCGTGATAAACGGCAATCAAACCCTCCTCCTTTGGAATCCCAGCGATCTTGTACGCTCCCTCTGCCGTTGAAAGCTCATGATAGGTGTAAGCGTTGTACGCGAAAAAAGAAAGGAGGAAGAGCAAGACTCCGGTAGCTAATGTCTTCCTCATCCCCAGGTCACCTCCATGAAGTAGCCGACGCCTGTGTATCTAATCCTGAAGTACTTATTATCCTCCAGACACGACGCATTTTTTCGTGTAGCGGAGAGTTTTTGTAGTTCCGTTGAAGTAGATTGTAGTTTTCTCCACCACTGGGCACATTAAGTTGGATTCATCAAGCAACTTCGTTGGGAAAGGATTTATAATAATTTCAGAGGCGTTTATGAGAATTTCCTGGCCACTGCAGGGAATTGTGAGGTTCTCCGGGATTTTCGTCACGTTGATTGTTGGACCACTGAGGTTTCCCACTCTTCCTGACACGTTCCATGTTGGATATAACGCCAAAAGTGTGCCATTTCCCCGATTTTCAAAGGCTATAAGCCATGTTGAGTACGCGCACCTTGAGTGTGAGGGCATCACGAGGTAACCCCCAACGAGCGGGTTGCCGTCTATAGAAGGCTCCTCCGCCCTGTCTACAAAGATGAACCTAACGCCGTTGAACTTTTTAAGAATGTCCCTGAAGTCCCAAGTTTGGTTAAGGATTTTCTTTATTTCCTCACCTTTGAGGACTCTGACT
Encoded here:
- a CDS encoding diacylglycerol/polyprenol kinase family protein → MSMKSELKRKTFHLTGLSVPALYLLFGREVTLTFVALAFALFVVLEPFRIVENLRDRIKRRLNLYVPSELIERVEREVDGIAREHERRGIASHIYFTLGALTVVYFFPPDIAVGAIAVATLGDAVAAMVGKPFGKHRFKNGKSVEGSIAYFAVAFLILALIDLPHALVGALAGTLAEFYELPPDDNLSNQLAVAIVLYAFRKAFFGI
- a CDS encoding HAD family hydrolase; translation: MLVLVDLDDTLCNTWEAAKWSVLRLFPHLLRKRKFRAMAYILTQRYRELEQSKELHVLDLDGLMERFMTRVYSRVSEEDLGEMLAIVDRTFFSNLRLYPDARPFLDGLKGMGAKLVMITDSSSYWQRKKLEYLGIKDYFDEIIISGETGRSKLENYNFVLARKKFPREEEVYVVGDRDDTDMRGGKAIGATTIMVRRGYFKGIHPRYADFVVKDLLEALEVIKREHEKRAQA
- the jtg gene encoding 4-alpha-glucanotransferase, with the translated sequence MERINFIFGIHNHQPLGNFGWVFEEAFNRSYGPFMEILEEFPEMKVNVHFSGPLLEWLEENKPGYIDLLKRLVKKGQLEIVVAGFYEPVLASIPKEDRIEQVKLLKEFSKKLGYDAKGVWLTERVWQPELVKSLREAGIDYVIVDDYHFMSAGLAKEELFWPYYTEDGGEVISVFPIDEKLRYLIPFRPVDKTLEYLHSLIDGDESKVAVFHDDGEKFGVWPGTYEWVYEKGWLREFFDRVSSDERINLMLYSEYLGRFKPRGLVYLPIASYFEMSEWSLPAKQAKLFVEFVEKLKAQNQFDRYRVFVRGGIWKNFFFKYPESNYMHKRMLMVSKLVRDNPEARRFILKAQCNDAYWHGVFGGVYLPHLRRAVWENLIKAQSHVKIGSFVKDIDFDGRDEVFIENKNFYAVFKPSYGGALFEFSSKRKAVNYNDVLARRWEHYHEVPEAATPEEEGGEGVASIHELGKEIPEEIRKELAYDWQRRAILQEHFIGTETTLDDYRLVRYRELGDFVNQPYGFELENNAVRLWRDGGIYPEGKVGARVEKRVELTEDGFMAAYRVSLERPYRALFGVELNLAVHSVMEKPEEFEGESFEVNDTYGIGKLGIELDRKAKVWKFPIKTLSQSESGWDFIQQGVSYTLLFPIEKELEFSIRFREL
- a CDS encoding CARDB domain-containing protein codes for the protein MRKAVSLSIIFLMLLGLAPAARFANALVGTKVVDGIINEWGTLDLVGTAKDNGMAGANLEGLYVAWDDQYLYLAIKTNNSAGWSDLNYGIGIDVDPGTGNGFTGPGDAWGKDIGFGNGYAIDYELYGYWNEGAGRLEYDWGTRTGLQFIKYTGNGWDYSWGNNFPDYRSVFTGDSATGLQTIEVAIPWSALGGKPERIALIAWITGGSGSAVSSAPWDAALEDSGDEWGDTDIFTNLAEVVIAPKTIDGFLDDWSSFEVVAQGVPSGVPGANLDKLYVSYDENYLYIAIKTNNTAKYWPDYGIAIDVNPGSGSGGTTDPWAKEIYFSGKYLPDYIIYAEAQDGQIVWMGMHNWIGSGWGSMGNVKDIGDYAYVGGNQGIQTIEIKIPWSAIGGRPPKLGIMAWAAGNNDHDSAVDTLPVDPEVDYPTVGNAEWTDTDVLSNFALIDIPVLKPDLTVSIKSDVFDVESWQPANITIEVSNIGKVDAKNVTVELYDDNTSIASWKVDVSAGDSVVINHIYTYSSKWGVHELRVVVDPENKIEEVNENNNEATFEIEVGHVQRNMNTMVKLAYYVWPDQYMAYYTMTRELIENASQLILTEDQIAELNALNETLNGIHAEYTEGMGLIGSETYALRGSSKVFHAYRTIRDFYPQVKSFYEYAKNSGVMALVSEVARSEEGLSGANVETLYLGYDSKYYYVAFDVNNTENWDIAYGIAVDAKEGGYKGMSDAWQRKVHFSYKPDYELYMFWSKDTGDITSADFAEWKDGNWEITPLNETEVFFTYKTGVNGLERVIVGIPLEYIPDPESAKVMVFAAGANPGDSLVDSVPYDASMADHDDEWSDVDIVTKYATVSEVGEVKLEGVVVDGKLNDWSDADVVAEDTENFGGEGANLKRLYVKYDSDFLYIALETDNTASWRIAYGIALDYTDGGATDMPDAWGRNIGFKRGVDAEMYFFWNGEFFGEKGTDSITEMTLAIWNGEEWEYRDLGEVALVAWDGGALGLKSLEIAIPWEAIGGKPEKIGVIAWVTGSNTGDSAVDSLPLDDAVKDSDNEWGDSDVLGNFAEVTIQ